The following proteins are co-located in the Acidimicrobiia bacterium genome:
- a CDS encoding glucosaminidase domain-containing protein — MRARRVTSVVLAAGLLVASCAPSSSKPPGTATDPTIMGSQTLTATDLEAWFVSVKGSATNHRLPSAVGTAGTAIRNLARMFIEEGRDEGVRGDIAFAQSVLETGWFWFPDGGRVRPWYNNYAGIGAVDNGTTANEFATPREGVRAQIQHLRAYGDPTVTAGNLAHPLVDPRFGLVSPRGKAPTWLGLSGTWASSTTYGSRIIELFTAAAAHAHASVVHPAYPTRDVAARPGGGHYVLFGDGTVVARDGAPDFGDKSFGFDIARALAVMPDGQGYVMLDGFGGLHKFGSARSGAMKTLSGPYWQGWDIANALAVTTDGAGLIVMDGFGGLHPRGTAPTATGTAYWPNWDIARDVEVDDDGGVYVLDGWGGVHNYNGAANYGSKYWKGWDIARDLVVLPDGSGYSMFEGWGGIHNRGTAPPSGAFWAPADKWSSASWTGTGYVAAQRSGTSAVG; from the coding sequence GTGCGCGCACGCCGTGTCACGTCAGTGGTCCTCGCCGCCGGGCTGCTGGTCGCGTCCTGCGCGCCCAGTTCCTCGAAGCCTCCGGGCACGGCGACCGACCCCACGATCATGGGCTCCCAGACGCTCACGGCCACCGACCTCGAGGCGTGGTTCGTCTCCGTCAAGGGCAGCGCCACCAACCACCGACTCCCGAGTGCGGTCGGAACGGCAGGCACGGCGATCAGGAACCTGGCACGGATGTTCATCGAGGAGGGGCGCGACGAGGGTGTGCGGGGCGACATTGCCTTCGCGCAGTCAGTTCTCGAAACAGGCTGGTTCTGGTTCCCCGACGGCGGCCGCGTGAGACCCTGGTACAACAACTACGCCGGCATCGGCGCCGTCGACAACGGCACGACCGCCAACGAGTTCGCAACGCCACGCGAGGGTGTGCGGGCACAGATCCAGCACCTGCGGGCATATGGCGACCCAACCGTCACGGCCGGCAACCTCGCCCATCCGCTCGTCGATCCGCGCTTCGGTCTCGTCTCGCCCAGAGGCAAGGCGCCGACCTGGCTGGGGCTCTCGGGAACCTGGGCGTCGAGCACGACCTACGGGTCCCGCATCATCGAGCTCTTCACCGCCGCTGCGGCACACGCCCATGCATCAGTCGTACATCCGGCGTATCCCACCCGCGACGTGGCGGCCCGGCCCGGCGGCGGTCACTACGTGCTCTTCGGCGACGGCACCGTCGTGGCACGCGACGGTGCCCCTGACTTCGGCGACAAGTCGTTCGGCTTCGACATCGCCCGCGCGCTCGCCGTCATGCCCGACGGCCAGGGCTACGTGATGCTCGACGGCTTCGGCGGGCTGCACAAGTTCGGTTCCGCGCGCAGCGGTGCCATGAAGACGCTCAGCGGGCCGTACTGGCAGGGGTGGGACATCGCCAACGCACTCGCCGTCACGACCGACGGGGCGGGGCTGATCGTCATGGACGGCTTCGGGGGGCTCCATCCGCGGGGGACCGCTCCCACCGCGACAGGCACCGCCTACTGGCCGAACTGGGACATCGCGCGCGACGTCGAGGTCGACGACGACGGCGGCGTCTACGTCCTCGACGGATGGGGTGGCGTGCACAACTACAACGGAGCCGCCAACTACGGCAGCAAGTACTGGAAGGGCTGGGACATCGCCCGCGACCTCGTCGTGCTCCCCGACGGCAGCGGCTACTCCATGTTCGAGGGGTGGGGCGGGATCCACAACCGGGGGACCGCACCGCCGTCGGGAGCCTTCTGGGCACCGGCCGACAAGTGGTCGTCGGCCAGTTGGACCGGCACCGGCTACGTCGCCGCCCAGCGGTCGGGAACCTCAGCCGTCGGGTGA
- a CDS encoding glycosyltransferase family 4 protein, with translation MAARVMRVLMVSPYPPSRDGIAQYAVQEVKRLRSEGHDVEVLSPGPSAAHHHLDLQGPRGVLALARRVSDYDRVIIQYHPDVFYPVACNPATHAAITSSLLAVARRARDLEIRIHEIDYDRGPRSPLDRLLWRSVPRIVLHTEAERARFASTFGVPVDSLTVADHGESFERRTELGRADARAALGVADSAFVFLCIGFIQPHKGFDRAVRAFAGLGGPDIRLDVVGSVRVEEPEYLDHADELGRLVAATPGATLHGGYTSDERFDEWIVASDVVVLPYRFIWSSGVLERARLYDRPVIATATGGLGDQAHDDVTLVGNDAELAVAMMDALGPRATVRPSAPWPVDGVSGAVDRGVVQAEIVARAAAERGAPVAFASDGTGRAHTAAPGGRSAALRRIAPLSLPSATSARPGVGALKRLVRRLTAWEVDPIVHQVNKLRNASIEVAETPPPEGNDSPDG, from the coding sequence GTGGCTGCCCGCGTCATGAGGGTCCTGATGGTCTCCCCCTACCCGCCGTCGCGCGACGGGATCGCGCAGTACGCGGTGCAGGAGGTGAAGCGGCTCCGCTCCGAGGGGCATGACGTCGAGGTGCTGTCGCCGGGGCCGTCGGCGGCCCACCACCATCTCGACCTCCAGGGGCCCCGGGGGGTGCTCGCCCTGGCGAGGCGCGTCTCCGACTACGACCGCGTCATCATCCAGTACCACCCCGACGTCTTCTACCCGGTCGCGTGCAATCCCGCGACGCACGCTGCGATCACCAGCTCGCTCCTGGCTGTCGCACGGCGCGCCCGCGATCTCGAGATCCGCATCCACGAGATCGACTACGACCGTGGGCCGCGGTCGCCACTCGACCGCCTCCTGTGGCGGTCCGTGCCTCGGATCGTTCTTCACACCGAGGCGGAGCGGGCGCGCTTCGCCTCCACGTTCGGTGTGCCCGTCGACAGCCTCACCGTCGCCGACCACGGCGAGTCATTCGAACGCCGCACGGAGCTCGGCCGCGCCGACGCCCGCGCGGCACTCGGTGTCGCCGACTCGGCGTTCGTGTTCCTGTGCATCGGTTTCATCCAGCCGCACAAAGGCTTCGACCGGGCGGTTCGCGCGTTCGCCGGGCTCGGTGGGCCCGACATCCGCCTCGACGTCGTGGGTTCGGTGCGCGTCGAGGAGCCGGAGTACCTCGACCACGCCGACGAGCTCGGCCGTCTCGTGGCGGCAACGCCGGGGGCAACGCTGCACGGCGGCTACACGAGCGACGAGCGTTTCGACGAGTGGATCGTCGCTTCCGACGTGGTCGTTCTCCCGTACCGGTTCATCTGGTCGTCGGGTGTCCTGGAGCGTGCCCGGCTGTACGACCGGCCGGTGATCGCGACGGCGACGGGAGGCCTCGGCGACCAGGCCCACGACGACGTCACGCTCGTGGGGAACGACGCTGAGCTGGCGGTGGCGATGATGGACGCCCTCGGGCCTCGTGCGACGGTGCGACCGAGCGCTCCGTGGCCCGTGGACGGGGTGTCCGGCGCCGTCGATCGCGGCGTCGTCCAAGCCGAGATCGTCGCCCGCGCTGCTGCGGAGCGAGGCGCGCCGGTCGCGTTCGCCTCCGACGGGACCGGCCGCGCCCACACCGCAGCACCGGGAGGGAGGAGTGCGGCGCTTCGCCGCATCGCCCCGTTGTCCCTTCCCTCGGCCACGTCGGCACGGCCCGGCGTCGGGGCGCTCAAGCGACTGGTACGACGCCTGACGGCCTGGGAGGTCGACCCGATCGTCCACCAGGTGAACAAGCTCCGCAACGCCTCGATAGAGGTCGCCGAGACTCCTCCTCCCGAAGGGAACGACTCACCCGACGGCTGA
- a CDS encoding glycosyltransferase family 4 protein, producing the protein MDRTGRIGFVTPRYGDEVIGGAEAAMREAAHGLAERGWEVEILTTCARDHFTWANEYDEGATTDGDVLIRRFPAVIDTPRVERAEIEAAILAGDRPPIELQQRWINDDLRVPGLYHHLLDTAEGYRALVFAPYLFWPTFACAQVAPGRSILMPCLHDEPHAQLEVFDPVFTGVRGLWFLSDPERDLAARRHPGLADHEVVGSGVDVPESYDPDGFRKRYGIDGRFLYYAGRREGGKNWERLLEGFSIAVRRADLPFSLVTSGTGPVDPPTSIADRVIDLGFLSVDERNSAFAAADAYLQPSAYESFSRTIMEAWLAETLPVANAASAVVTWHMDRAASGLAYDDDFELEQCLRFVAEAPDEARALARVGREYVLGNYTWDPVLDRMEATLDKWLPAS; encoded by the coding sequence ATGGATCGCACGGGGCGGATCGGGTTCGTCACGCCGCGCTACGGCGACGAGGTGATCGGGGGCGCCGAGGCCGCCATGCGCGAAGCCGCGCACGGTCTCGCCGAGCGCGGCTGGGAGGTCGAGATCCTGACCACGTGCGCGCGCGATCACTTCACGTGGGCCAACGAGTACGACGAGGGTGCCACGACCGATGGCGACGTCCTGATCCGCCGTTTCCCGGCCGTGATCGACACACCCCGGGTCGAGCGGGCCGAGATCGAAGCGGCGATTCTCGCGGGGGACCGACCTCCGATCGAGCTCCAGCAGCGCTGGATCAACGACGACCTCCGGGTGCCCGGCCTCTACCACCACCTGCTCGACACAGCGGAGGGCTACCGCGCACTGGTCTTCGCCCCGTACCTGTTCTGGCCGACCTTCGCGTGCGCGCAGGTGGCGCCGGGGCGTTCGATCCTGATGCCGTGCCTCCACGACGAGCCCCACGCGCAGCTCGAGGTGTTCGACCCGGTCTTCACGGGTGTGCGCGGGCTGTGGTTCCTTTCCGACCCCGAGCGCGACCTCGCGGCTCGTCGCCACCCCGGCCTGGCCGACCACGAGGTCGTGGGATCCGGGGTCGACGTACCGGAGAGCTACGACCCGGACGGTTTCAGGAAGCGCTACGGAATCGACGGCCGCTTCCTCTACTACGCCGGACGCCGCGAGGGCGGCAAGAACTGGGAGCGTCTCCTCGAGGGCTTCAGCATCGCCGTTCGGCGCGCCGACCTGCCGTTCAGCCTCGTGACGTCAGGGACCGGCCCAGTCGACCCGCCGACGAGCATCGCCGACCGTGTCATCGACCTCGGTTTCCTGTCCGTCGACGAGCGCAACTCGGCGTTCGCGGCGGCCGACGCCTATCTCCAGCCGTCGGCCTACGAGAGCTTCTCGCGCACGATCATGGAGGCCTGGCTTGCGGAAACGCTCCCCGTCGCCAACGCCGCGTCGGCCGTCGTGACGTGGCACATGGACCGCGCCGCGTCGGGCTTGGCCTACGACGACGACTTCGAACTCGAGCAGTGCCTTCGTTTCGTGGCGGAGGCCCCCGACGAGGCCCGGGCGCTCGCCCGGGTCGGCCGCGAGTACGTCCTGGGCAACTACACCTGGGATCCCGTTCTCGACCGCATGGAGGCGACCCTCGACAAGTGGCTGCCCGCGTCATGA
- a CDS encoding DUF4214 domain-containing protein → MSSLTRRLRRLRPLPADDRVFLDEAYRDLLGRPADTEGRRHHGDALRAGTDHLEVVTRIATSDEYVGRVTREASTDPVSGAERDDDAFLRAAYELLLDRSPDDAGRRSFLASLRDGASRSLVVGTLAGSDEHLNRVGRRYRSIQSLRELRPDAYTEAVTDSGTRRAVFTANAPPDFDWLENAILEHGYYEQPGVWSYSIDLDKRVMAEVMSSFAPDLTLDLGCASGAVMACMRDLGHTAEGVEISRLAIDRAEPDVAERIHQGDLLDLDLGTRYNLVFGLDIFEHLNPNRIDAYLRAIADCLVPGGFVFANIPVFGDDPGFGTVSPVDLEEWRHDLDGEGSLFSALPVDADGYPQMGHLIWADSPWWVRRFDAVGLGRELGIERALHRRYDDFLTSTYPGRRMFYVFSKGADGATTADIVERIDTTPSAVLSSLGDAS, encoded by the coding sequence GTGAGTTCCCTGACAAGGCGCCTGAGGCGGCTACGCCCGCTGCCGGCGGACGACCGCGTGTTTCTCGACGAGGCCTACCGCGACCTGCTGGGGCGTCCGGCCGACACCGAAGGGCGGCGGCACCACGGCGACGCCCTGAGGGCCGGTACGGACCACCTTGAGGTCGTGACACGGATCGCCACGTCGGACGAGTATGTGGGTCGGGTCACCCGCGAGGCCTCCACGGACCCGGTGTCCGGTGCCGAGAGGGACGACGACGCCTTCCTCCGGGCCGCCTACGAACTCCTCCTCGACCGCAGCCCCGACGACGCAGGTCGCCGAAGCTTCCTGGCGTCACTGCGCGACGGTGCATCCCGATCCCTGGTGGTCGGCACACTCGCGGGATCCGACGAGCACCTCAACCGCGTCGGCCGGCGTTACCGATCCATCCAGAGCCTGCGCGAGCTGCGCCCCGACGCCTACACCGAGGCCGTCACCGACAGCGGGACCCGTCGGGCGGTCTTCACGGCAAACGCCCCCCCCGACTTCGACTGGCTCGAGAATGCCATCCTCGAGCACGGCTACTACGAGCAGCCGGGCGTGTGGTCGTACAGCATCGATCTCGACAAGCGCGTCATGGCCGAGGTGATGTCGTCGTTCGCCCCCGATCTCACCCTCGACCTCGGCTGCGCGAGCGGCGCCGTGATGGCCTGCATGCGCGACCTCGGCCACACCGCCGAGGGCGTCGAGATCAGCAGGCTCGCCATCGACCGGGCCGAGCCCGATGTGGCCGAGCGCATCCACCAGGGCGACCTGCTCGACCTCGACCTCGGTACGCGCTACAACCTGGTCTTCGGACTCGACATCTTCGAGCACCTCAACCCGAACCGGATAGACGCCTACCTCCGGGCGATCGCCGACTGCCTCGTCCCCGGGGGTTTCGTGTTCGCCAACATCCCCGTCTTCGGCGACGACCCCGGATTCGGCACGGTCTCCCCCGTCGACCTCGAGGAGTGGCGTCACGACCTCGACGGCGAAGGATCGCTGTTCTCGGCGCTTCCGGTCGATGCGGACGGCTATCCCCAGATGGGCCATCTCATCTGGGCCGACTCCCCGTGGTGGGTGAGGCGCTTCGACGCGGTGGGGCTGGGCCGTGAGCTCGGGATCGAACGGGCACTGCACCGCCGCTACGACGATTTCCTCACGTCGACCTATCCGGGTCGCCGCATGTTCTACGTGTTCTCGAAGGGGGCCGACGGTGCGACCACGGCGGATATCGTCGAGCGGATCGACACCACTCCCTCCGCCGTCCTCTCCTCGCTCGGTGACGCCTCATGA
- a CDS encoding glycosyltransferase family 4 protein has protein sequence MKICVCGAQVPFVRGGAELHMENLTAALRDAGHDAELVRLPTAWDRERIFDAALAWRLVPLDTDLVIATNFPSYFARHPNKVVWLFHQHRAAYDAADSAWSDFGLDDDALEAQRRLADWDTRALEEAQHRFTTSGVVADRLARYNGLDATPLYHPPPLFDELRERGANRTGTTGDYVFCATRLDANKRPELLVEAAKHLSSSTRIVIAGKGSMETELRDRIDALGVGDRVELAGFVSDRDLVDLYADALGVVYVPFDEDYGYVTLQAFAAGAPVITAHDSGGTLEWVEDGATGSVTDGSAEEIAAAIDRLATDPAEAARRGAAGHDRVRDLDWVGVVSTLTAP, from the coding sequence ATGAAGATCTGTGTGTGCGGTGCCCAGGTCCCGTTCGTGCGCGGTGGAGCGGAGCTCCACATGGAGAACCTCACCGCGGCGCTGCGCGACGCCGGTCACGACGCCGAGCTCGTCCGGCTCCCCACGGCGTGGGACCGCGAGAGGATCTTCGACGCCGCCCTGGCCTGGCGCCTGGTGCCGCTCGACACCGACCTCGTGATCGCCACCAACTTCCCGTCGTATTTCGCCCGTCACCCCAACAAGGTCGTGTGGCTGTTCCACCAGCACCGGGCCGCCTACGACGCGGCCGACTCGGCATGGTCCGACTTCGGTCTCGACGACGACGCTCTCGAGGCTCAGCGCCGACTGGCCGACTGGGACACCCGGGCCCTCGAGGAGGCGCAGCATCGCTTCACGACCTCGGGCGTCGTCGCCGACCGCCTGGCGCGTTACAACGGCCTCGACGCCACGCCGCTCTACCACCCCCCGCCCCTGTTCGACGAGCTCCGGGAGCGTGGAGCGAACCGGACCGGGACGACAGGCGACTACGTGTTCTGCGCCACGCGCCTCGACGCCAACAAGCGCCCGGAGCTCCTCGTGGAGGCGGCGAAGCACCTGAGCTCGTCGACCCGCATCGTCATCGCCGGCAAGGGGTCGATGGAAACCGAGCTCCGCGATCGCATCGACGCGCTCGGCGTGGGCGATCGCGTGGAACTGGCCGGATTCGTCAGCGACCGCGACCTCGTGGATCTCTACGCCGACGCGCTCGGCGTCGTCTACGTGCCGTTCGACGAGGACTACGGCTACGTCACCCTCCAGGCGTTCGCGGCCGGGGCCCCGGTCATCACCGCCCACGACTCGGGTGGAACGCTCGAATGGGTCGAGGACGGCGCCACCGGCTCCGTCACCGACGGCAGCGCCGAGGAGATCGCCGCGGCGATCGACCGGCTCGCCACCGATCCGGCAGAGGCGGCCCGTCGGGGAGCCGCCGGCCACGACCGGGTTCGCGACCTCGACTGGGTGGGGGTCGTGTCGACCCTCACGGCACCGTGA
- a CDS encoding class I SAM-dependent methyltransferase produces the protein MTHPDLRPDLVDRARAALEGPDVGPAPDRPPVPHSGTAHGPGEATATVRIKDAAKRLLRPLVSRFAERVAVRVQPSVEARVLAHLGDLENRHELLRAEVQGLVPSLRALQAVGDVAELTASGRDLASELHTLAVNLELHKGELDAFRTALNELGTAIAPAAGLAGVPDRFAELRERVNALDRAARSNIPHPANPAAPVPSTVGDDVGTPTSAAAGFDYVGFEQRFRGDPDEILAILEDRYFDLLADHAPVLDVGCGRGELLAALAEHGVEGEGVDLDAGMVAEARAAGVTAHAGDAIAFLESRPERSFGAITAIHVAEHLSLEQLVAFLELSASRLHPGGVLVAETPNPTSLIVLGNSYILDPTHVWPLHPSLMTFLCERAGFRDVELRFHSPADDYRLPLLDPGKEPDDPDQVATINAALERLNEVLFGAQEYAAIATTPPEGGSERRGQKSSSEASSCSRR, from the coding sequence GTGACGCACCCGGATCTCCGCCCCGATCTCGTCGACCGGGCGCGCGCGGCGCTGGAGGGGCCCGACGTCGGTCCGGCGCCTGACCGTCCGCCCGTTCCGCACAGCGGCACCGCACACGGGCCCGGGGAGGCGACGGCCACAGTACGGATCAAAGACGCTGCGAAGAGGCTGCTCCGGCCACTCGTCTCACGCTTCGCGGAGCGGGTCGCCGTTCGAGTCCAGCCGTCGGTGGAGGCCCGGGTGCTCGCCCACCTCGGTGACCTCGAGAACCGCCACGAGCTGCTGCGCGCCGAGGTCCAGGGTCTCGTCCCGTCCCTGCGTGCCCTCCAGGCCGTCGGCGACGTCGCCGAGCTCACCGCCTCGGGTCGCGACCTGGCGAGCGAGCTCCACACGCTGGCTGTCAACCTCGAGCTCCACAAGGGTGAGCTCGACGCCTTCCGCACAGCCCTGAACGAGCTCGGCACCGCCATCGCGCCTGCCGCCGGGCTTGCCGGTGTGCCCGACAGGTTCGCGGAGCTACGCGAGCGGGTGAACGCCCTCGACCGTGCGGCACGCTCGAACATCCCTCATCCGGCGAACCCGGCCGCGCCGGTGCCCTCGACTGTCGGTGACGACGTCGGCACGCCCACATCGGCAGCGGCGGGCTTCGACTACGTCGGCTTCGAACAGCGCTTCCGCGGCGACCCTGACGAGATCCTCGCGATCCTCGAGGACCGCTACTTCGACCTGCTCGCCGACCACGCCCCCGTCCTCGACGTCGGGTGCGGGCGCGGCGAGCTCCTCGCCGCCCTCGCCGAGCACGGCGTGGAGGGTGAGGGTGTCGACCTCGACGCCGGGATGGTCGCCGAGGCCCGAGCCGCCGGAGTCACGGCGCACGCCGGTGACGCCATCGCGTTCCTCGAGAGCCGCCCCGAGCGCTCCTTCGGCGCCATCACGGCCATCCACGTCGCCGAGCATCTCTCGCTGGAACAGCTCGTAGCGTTCCTCGAGCTGTCGGCCAGCCGTCTCCATCCCGGCGGCGTCCTCGTCGCGGAGACGCCGAATCCGACGTCGCTCATCGTGCTCGGCAACTCCTACATCCTCGACCCCACGCATGTGTGGCCGCTCCACCCCTCGCTCATGACGTTCCTGTGCGAACGAGCCGGGTTCCGCGACGTGGAGCTGCGCTTCCACTCGCCGGCCGACGACTACCGGCTCCCGCTGCTCGACCCGGGCAAGGAGCCCGACGATCCCGACCAGGTGGCCACGATCAACGCCGCGCTGGAACGCCTCAACGAGGTTCTCTTCGGCGCCCAGGAGTACGCGGCCATCGCCACCACGCCTCCCGAGGGAGGTTCTGAACGTAGGGGTCAGAAGTCGTCGAGCGAGGCATCGAGTTGCAGCCGGCGGTAG
- a CDS encoding S8 family serine peptidase produces MDPSRRPPRNGTARPRGRAPFLLGLVGLLVVPLGLLSGAAAGQEPDAADAGTFDAPTLGTGAGAAEVAVGPDGTARVIVGLDVDATPEHELDPAGAFAQRIEIAVAQDELDDGLAGTGAETVREIEGLPYVAVEATPEALAALEESPAVASVEPDLLLYASLDSTTPIMGADAAQGMGYDGSGQTIAILDNGVDRTHPFFSGRVVKEACFSHSACPNGGSTQTGTGAARPCSFGDGCWHGTHVAGIAAGDDPNGDLYTGVAPGADVFAVQVFSPVGGYVLDRWGTLHTLGVADPMSGWNSGGFPNWDIARSFVLRDAGGGYILDAWGGLHRAGSAPVMGGGPYWQGWDIARGLALRSDGNSGYVMDGWGGLHRVGGAPVIGGAPYWSGWDIARDVALHPDGGGYTLDGWGGIHEWGGAPKLSGGPYWPGWDIARGLELTADGTGAWVVDAYGGRHGVGTAPSLGGGSYWPPWSIARDVAAVPSATAYTIDVVAGLNHVYQQRNSPGLDPIAAVNMSLGGGLYFGTCDSSTGVEGAMTTALSNLRAVGIAPVAASGNQGSTSSMNFPACISHAISVGATKDDDSIASFTNLGSVFGAPVDLLAPGKGVVSAVPGFWSSASPPRGSSDGTSMATPHVAGAFAVVRDKAPAATVNAMLTSFKNNGAVIQTFYRRLQLDASLDDF; encoded by the coding sequence GTGGATCCGAGTCGCAGACCGCCACGGAACGGGACGGCTCGACCGCGAGGCCGGGCGCCGTTCCTGCTCGGGCTCGTTGGTCTCCTGGTCGTACCCCTGGGGCTCCTGTCCGGTGCCGCGGCAGGCCAGGAGCCGGACGCAGCCGACGCGGGCACGTTCGACGCCCCGACCCTCGGGACAGGTGCGGGGGCCGCCGAGGTCGCCGTCGGGCCCGACGGCACGGCCCGCGTGATCGTGGGTCTCGACGTGGACGCCACACCCGAGCACGAGCTCGATCCGGCGGGAGCGTTCGCGCAGCGCATCGAGATCGCCGTGGCGCAGGACGAGCTCGACGACGGGCTTGCCGGCACCGGAGCGGAAACGGTGCGCGAGATCGAGGGTCTGCCCTACGTGGCCGTGGAGGCCACGCCCGAGGCGTTGGCCGCACTCGAGGAGTCGCCGGCCGTCGCGAGCGTCGAGCCCGATCTCCTGCTGTACGCGAGTCTCGACTCGACGACGCCGATCATGGGCGCCGACGCCGCCCAGGGCATGGGCTACGACGGCTCCGGCCAGACGATCGCGATTCTCGACAACGGCGTCGACCGCACGCACCCGTTCTTCTCAGGTCGGGTCGTGAAGGAGGCGTGCTTCTCGCACTCGGCGTGCCCGAACGGCGGGAGCACCCAGACGGGCACCGGTGCCGCCCGCCCGTGCTCCTTCGGTGACGGGTGCTGGCACGGCACTCACGTGGCCGGCATCGCGGCCGGCGACGACCCGAACGGCGACCTGTACACCGGTGTGGCCCCCGGGGCCGACGTGTTCGCCGTCCAGGTGTTCTCACCCGTGGGCGGCTACGTCCTCGACCGGTGGGGGACACTCCACACCCTGGGTGTCGCAGACCCGATGAGCGGCTGGAACTCCGGCGGCTTCCCCAACTGGGACATCGCGCGCTCCTTCGTGCTCCGTGACGCGGGCGGCGGCTACATCCTCGACGCATGGGGCGGGCTCCACCGCGCGGGCAGCGCGCCCGTGATGGGCGGTGGTCCCTACTGGCAGGGGTGGGACATCGCCCGCGGCCTGGCGCTTCGCTCCGACGGCAACAGCGGCTACGTCATGGACGGGTGGGGTGGGCTGCACCGCGTGGGAGGTGCGCCGGTCATCGGAGGCGCGCCCTACTGGAGCGGCTGGGACATCGCACGCGACGTCGCTCTTCACCCCGACGGTGGCGGCTACACGCTCGACGGGTGGGGCGGGATCCACGAGTGGGGTGGTGCGCCGAAGTTGTCCGGGGGGCCGTACTGGCCCGGCTGGGACATCGCCCGTGGCCTGGAGCTCACGGCGGACGGCACAGGCGCCTGGGTCGTCGACGCGTACGGCGGGCGCCACGGCGTCGGTACCGCACCGTCGCTGGGTGGTGGCAGCTACTGGCCTCCGTGGTCGATCGCGCGAGATGTGGCTGCTGTTCCTTCCGCTACCGCCTACACCATCGATGTCGTGGCCGGCCTGAACCACGTCTACCAGCAGCGCAACAGCCCTGGTCTCGACCCGATCGCTGCTGTGAACATGAGCCTCGGTGGCGGGCTCTACTTCGGAACCTGCGACAGCTCGACTGGAGTAGAAGGAGCCATGACCACGGCCCTCTCGAACCTCCGAGCGGTCGGTATCGCCCCCGTCGCGGCGTCGGGAAACCAGGGCTCGACTTCGTCGATGAACTTTCCCGCGTGCATCTCCCACGCGATTTCCGTCGGGGCAACGAAGGATGACGATTCGATCGCGTCGTTCACGAATCTCGGCTCCGTCTTCGGTGCACCCGTCGATCTACTGGCGCCCGGCAAAGGCGTCGTGTCAGCCGTCCCCGGATTCTGGTCGAGCGCGAGTCCGCCCCGTGGCTCGTCCGATGGCACCTCGATGGCTACCCCGCACGTCGCCGGCGCCTTCGCCGTCGTTCGAGACAAGGCGCCTGCCGCCACTGTCAACGCGATGCTCACGTCGTTCAAGAACAACGGTGCCGTGATCCAGACCTTCTACCGCCGGCTGCAACTCGATGCCTCGCTCGACGACTTCTGA
- a CDS encoding glycosyltransferase family 2 protein yields the protein MARDIDVSVVLPVYNEKGHLRDEIDRIRASLEASEFSYEIVVVDDGSDDGSGEQLTGIEGIRLLRFSQNRGSGSARRAGTDAARGRVVAWTDADMTYPNDRIPDLVRELEGHDQVVGARTSEQGTAKFFRIPAKWFIRKLASFLTDTKIPDLNSGLRVFRRDVAMQYLHLLPKGFSCVTTITMAFLANGYSVKYVPIEYEKRAGRSKFHWWSDTRRYLTQVIRLVLSYNPLRIFLPVGTVLLLLGVGKLTYDWIDKDFRLAANTLLILFASFQVFSVGLLADLFVRLSQPRDYVEPARL from the coding sequence ATGGCCCGAGACATCGACGTCAGCGTCGTGCTGCCCGTCTACAACGAGAAAGGGCACCTGCGCGACGAGATCGACCGGATCCGCGCGTCTCTCGAGGCCTCCGAGTTCAGCTACGAGATCGTCGTGGTCGACGACGGCTCCGACGACGGCTCCGGCGAGCAGCTCACCGGGATCGAAGGCATCCGGCTCCTCCGCTTCTCGCAGAACCGTGGCTCGGGCTCGGCTCGCCGCGCCGGCACCGACGCCGCCCGCGGGCGCGTCGTCGCGTGGACCGACGCCGACATGACCTACCCCAACGACCGCATCCCTGACCTCGTACGCGAACTCGAGGGTCACGACCAGGTCGTCGGGGCACGCACGAGCGAGCAGGGAACCGCCAAGTTCTTCCGGATTCCTGCCAAGTGGTTCATCCGTAAGCTCGCCAGTTTCCTCACCGACACGAAGATCCCAGACCTCAACTCGGGACTGCGGGTGTTCCGCCGTGACGTCGCGATGCAGTATCTCCACCTGCTTCCGAAGGGCTTCTCGTGCGTGACGACGATCACGATGGCGTTCCTCGCCAACGGCTACTCCGTGAAGTACGTCCCGATCGAGTACGAGAAGCGCGCCGGGCGCTCCAAGTTCCACTGGTGGTCCGACACCCGGCGCTACCTCACGCAGGTGATCCGCCTCGTCCTCTCGTACAACCCGCTGCGCATCTTCCTGCCCGTCGGCACGGTCCTGCTCCTCCTCGGGGTCGGCAAGCTCACCTACGACTGGATCGACAAGGACTTCCGCCTCGCCGCCAACACACTGCTCATCCTGTTCGCGTCGTTCCAGGTGTTCTCCGTCGGGCTGCTCGCCGACCTGTTCGTTCGGCTCTCGCAGCCGCGTGACTACGTCGAGCCCGCACGGCTCTGA